One genomic segment of Hymenobacter psoromatis includes these proteins:
- a CDS encoding DUF433 domain-containing protein has product MEAPVSAAHPRITIDPNICHGQPTVRGLRYPVQNVLEYLASGMSEAEILADYEDLEAEDLRACQAYAADIVQVRSIYRLAS; this is encoded by the coding sequence CGGCCCACCCGCGCATCACCATCGACCCCAACATTTGCCACGGCCAGCCCACGGTGCGCGGCCTGCGCTACCCGGTGCAAAACGTGCTCGAATACTTGGCCTCGGGCATGAGCGAGGCTGAAATCCTGGCCGACTACGAAGACCTGGAAGCTGAAGACCTGCGCGCCTGCCAGGCGTATGCGGCTGATATTGTGCAGGTACGCTCTATCTACCGGCTGGCTTCGTGA